GTACGACCATCGGCATTTGAACAAGGAAGTACCGGAGTTTGCGGTGGCGATTCCAACTACGGAAAATATCGCCATTGCGGTATGGAAGCGGCTTGAAGCGCCTGTAAAAGCAGCAGGTGGCGCACGATTGAGCAGGGTTCGGGTGTATGAGACAGACGATATTTTTGCTGAGTATCTTGGTGAATAAGGCGGCAGACAGATGAAGGCTTATTTTTCACGCAGGTACAGGATTAGCGCCAGTCATCGACTGCACTCGGAGGCACTTTCGCCGGAAGAGAATCGGGCGGTTTTTGGGAAGTGCAACAATCCGCATGGCCACGGGCATAACTACAAGATCGAGGCGACGGTGGGCGGCGAAGTCGATGCCAATACCGGCATGGTGATCAACATGGTGACGCTTGATTCGGTGATGAAGGAGCAGGTACTCGATCGGTTCGACCATAAGAATCTCAATGATGATCCGCTGTTTGCAGAACAGGTTTCGACGACAGAGAACTTTTGCATTGCGGTGTATGAACTGCTGCAGAAGCAACTGCTACCGGCGATACTGAAGAATGTTCGGATTGAGGAGACAGAGAATAACTTCTTCGAATATTCGGGCAAATAAAAGTGTGCCTTTGGCGAGGGTTTGAGCATCATTACTCAAAGTAAGCGTCCGCATGAAGGCGGCGGACGGAAGATAAGTCAGACGGGAAGAATAAGTCGGGCGAAGGATAAGTCAGACAAAAGACAGGTCAGAGAAGGATAAGTCAATGGCGCACCCCATGGTGGTAACGAAATCTTCGAAGTCAGCGAAGGCATCGCAGGAAGTTAGCACGGTGGCCGAGGCTGGGCTTGGAGATTTTTCTACGCAGGAGTTATATCGCGAACTACTCTCTCGCTTTCACGAAGACCCGAATCGCGATGGGCTATTGGCCACCCCTGGCCGCGTGGAAAAGTCGATGGCTTTTCTGACGAAGGGCTATGAGCAAAATCCCACGCAGATTTTGCGCGGGGCTTTGTTTGATGTGGACTATGACGAGATGGTCATGGTGAAGGACATCGAGATGTACTCCCTTTGCGAACATCACATGCTGCCCTTTTGGGGCCGGGTGCATGTGGGCTATATTCCGAATGGCAAGGTAATTGGACTGAGCAAGATTCCGCGATTGATCGATGTGTTTGCGCGCAGGCTGCAGGTGCAGGAGCGGCTTACGCGGCAGATTGCCGATTCGATACAGGAGGCGATTGAGCCTCGTGGCGTGGGCGTGGTGATCGAAGCGCGGCACATGTGCATGATGATGCGCGGAGTGGAAAAGCAACAATCGACCACGGTCACATCGGCGATGGTGGGATGCTTCCACGAGCCGCAGACACGTGGAGAGTTTTTATCGCTTGTACGGCATCCGGGCGGCAGCGGCATATAGCATACGGCACCTGCTTTTCTTCCAAGCAGATAGAGTAGATATGTGAACGGATTATTGGTTGTTGATAAGTCGGGTGGAATGACTTCGCATGATGTGGTGAGCCGGGTTCGCCGGCTTACCGGGGAAAAATCTGTTGGACATCTGGGAACGCTTGACCCCATGGCAACTGGGGTTTTGCCGTTGCTGCTCGGGAAATATACGCGGCTGGCACAGTTCTTTTCTACTGCTGAAAAGACATATACCGGCACGATACGATTTGGCTTTGCTACGGATACTTACGATGCCGAGGGTATCCCGGCGGGAGAGGATTCTCTGCCCTCGTTAGAGCTGGAGCAGGTGCGGTCTGCTGCATCGCGGTTTCATGGCGAAATAGAGCAGATGCCGCCTGCGTTCTCTGCCAAGAAGGTTGGCGGTGTGCCTGCCTACAAGCTGGCTCGCGAGGGAAAACCGGTCGAGCTTAAGGCAGTGAAGATCTGCATTCATCAGTTCAGCATCGATACGCTGGAGGGCAACAGCGCCAGCTTTCAGATGACGGTAAGCGCTGGAGGATATGTGCGTTCGGTGGCTCATGAACTGGGGCAGGTTTTGGGTTGTGGAGCCCATCTGACCAGTCTGCGGCGCACGAGAGCAGGCGTGTTTGGGCTAGACCAGGCGTGGACGCTGGATGCGCTTGGCGGGCTTGGGACGGGCGTCGAGACGGCTTTGCTGCATCCGCGGAATCTGCTGGCGGAGATGCCTTGCGTGTCGGTGGATGGGATTGCGCTGGGGCGGCTGAGGAACGGGGCGCAGGTGAATCTTGCAGAGTTTTCAGATGCCGGGATGGTAAAGGTGTTTGAGGGACAGCGGGAGCTGGTGGCAATTGGAAAAAGGGTTGCCGGGACACTGTTTCAACCGATTGTGGTGATGGGTTAAGGGCGCCTCGGGTCAGGGTGTCTTCACCCTGACCCGAGGCGCTAATCTATTAAGCTACTGGTTGTTAATACAGCCGGAAGTTGACTAGAAAGTTGATCTGAACCGGAACTGGCTTGCCGGTTTTCTGGTCAATGGATGGCTTGAAGCGGTACTGCTTGACGGCTTCAATTGCCTTTTCATCCAGTCCCATACCCAGTGCGTGAGCTACGCGGACATTCTGGGGATTGCCCTGGGCATCGACAATCAGCGAAATCGTTACTTCACCCTCGTATTTGGCGCGACGGGCTTCGTCAGAGAACTCGGCTTCGACTGAGTAGATAACCTTGGGAGCGGTTACTCCGTTGCCGACCTGACGAATGCCTCCGCCAACATTGCCGCCTGTGCCGGGGCCGTAGCCATTACCGTTTCCATTTCCGAGGCCGCCGTTTTTCCCATTGCCGATGCCGCCACCGGAGCCCTGACCGTTGGAGAGGACTACGTTGTTGCTTGAGTTGAGTACACCGATGTTGGGCAGGTTGGGGTTGTCGGGAAGCTTGATGTTCTTTTGAACGTCAATTGCGGCGTCAAGTGCAATTTTGGGCTTCTCAACTTGTAGAACCTGAGGCTGAAGAAGCGGTTTGGGCTCAATTTTAGGCAGGTGCCCCTTGGAGGCGCTCAGGATGTCATGGCTACCGCCGCCACCACCGCCGCCGATGTTACCGGCCTTGGGGGTCAGGGGTTTCCAGGGCGCGATGTCGACATTCGACATTTTCAGGCTGGGAGGGATGACTTTCGCGATCTGGTGGCGGAAGGCAAAGAGCACGAGGAGCAAAACTCCGATATTGATGCCAGCGGAGATGGCGATGGACAGCGGGCTGCGCTTGACCGCCATTGGGTCTGCGACAGGAATCGGCTTGCTGGTTAGTTCAAGAGGCGGCAGTTTGGTCGGAAAAAAGACATCGTGGACATTTTCAAACAGATCGGCCCAGATGGATTTTTCTTCAAAGGCTTTGCCGAGAAATGAGTCCAGCTCGTGGCCTGTTTCGGATGAAGCTGCACTGGTTTGCGAGCCGCTCCTGAAGGCAGCGTTCGCGCCCGGATTGGCTCCGGTTTCTGCTTCGGGCGGGTTGAGTAGATCATTTGCCATAGATGCTCCCGGTTCCCATCTCCCCGGTTTGTTCTAAACGGTTCTCATTTCCGATGACGTTTGTGGGCAATAGGATGTTTCCACCCACCGAAAAGAACCCATCCAGATATTATGCGTGAGCGGTGGCGTTACTGTCTCTCCCGCATCGCGAAGCTGTTTTGTATTTCGAGGTATCTGGTATGGTTCCTGTGATTTTAGCGTCATTTCATGATTCCTGGCCCGAAGCGAGACTTCGACAATGACTTCTCTTTCACAATAGACGGTACGCACGTGAGGTAGTTACCGGATTTTTCTTCAATAGGCCGTTTACACTGGATAGTGGTCATTACAGAATCAACAACGGGAGCACGAATGTCTGCAGTACCAGAGCTAAAGTCAACACTGACATTGCCGAAAACGGATTTTCCCATGAAGGCGAATCTGCCCCAGAACGAGCCGCTGCGACTGGCGCGCTGGGCAGAGATGGATATTTACGGACAATTGCGCAAGGCTGCGGCGGGGCGGCCCAGCTATCTGCTGCATGACGGGCCTCCTTATGCGAACGGACCACTGCACCTGGGACATGCTCTGAACAAGGGCTTGAAGGATTTTGTGGTGAAGTCGAAGACGATGGCGGGCTTCGATTCGCCGTATGTGCCGGGTTACGATTGCCACGGGTTGCCGATTGAAATCAAGGTGGATGAGCAGCTTGGCCGCAAAAAGCTGGAGATGCCTGCTCCCGCCGTGTTGGAGGCCTGCCGTGCGTATGCGCAGAAGTATGTCGATCTGCAAACTTCGCAGTTTGAGCGGCTAGGCGTGTTTGGACGGTGGAACGATCCCTACAAGACGATGTCCCGCAGTTACGAGGCGCGGACGCTTGAGGCGTTCTATGGCTTTTTAGAGAAAGACTTTGTTTACAGGGGTTTAAAGCCGGTTTACTGGTGCATCCATGACCGGACGGCGTTGGCGGATGCGGAGATCGAGTACGAGCAGCATACGAGTCCCTCGGTGTATGTGCGGTATCGGCTGACCTCAGATGTTGCGGCGTTTGGGCACGAGGCTGAGGCCGCCCTGAAAGGCCGCGAGGTCTACACGATCATCTGGACGACGACTCCGTGGACGCTGCCGGCGTCGCTGGCAGTGGCTTTTCATCCAAATTTTGAATACGTGGCCTTAGCAGCCGGGCAGGATGCGGATGCTCCGGTTTACATTGTTGCAGCGGAGTTGGCTGCGAGTGTGGCTACGGCCTGCAAGCTGGCGGAGCCGACGGTACTGGCCCGTTTTCCGGGTGCGCGGTTGGATCGGGCTACATTTCAGCATCCGTTTCTTGAGCGCACAATCCTGGGTGTCAATGCCGATTATGTGACGGCGGACCAGGGTACAGGCGCGGTGCATACGGCTCCTTCGCATGGTGTGGATGACTTTTATACCGGCGTGCGATATGGGCTGGATGCGACGACACGAGTGGATGCGGCGGGGGTTATCCATCTGGATACCTCGGTTTGGTCCGGGGCGGAATTGCCTGCCTTTGACGGGAAGAAAGTCTTTGCGGCGAATCCTCTGATCATCGAATTGCTGAAGGAGCGCGGAGCCTTGATGGGGCGTGAGGATATTCATCACTCCTATCCGCATTGCTGGCGTTGCCATAATCCGGTGATTTTCAGGGCTACGGAGCAGTGGTTTATCGGGCTGGAAACGCCGGTGCTGCGCGAGGATGGTTCGGACACGACGTTTCGGCAGTTGACGATTGAGAAGATCGGCGAGGTGAAGTGGGATCCGGCGTGGGGTCAGGAGCGGATCACCAACATGATCGCCACTCGGCCGGACTGGTGCATTTCGCGGCAGAGAATCTGGGGCGTGCCGATTGCGGTCTTTCTGTGTACGAAGTGCCATGAGCCGATTCGGGATGCGGCGCTGAACAAGCGAATTGTGACCCTGTTTGAGGATCACGGCGCGGAGGCCTGGCATACGACTTCGGTCGAGGATCTGCTGGGGGCTGGGCGAGCTTGCGCGAAGTGCGGATGCACTGAATTTCAGAAGGAAATGGACATTTTGGACGTGTGGTTCGACTCGGGAACGAGCTGGTTTGCTGTGGCCGAGTCGGATCGCGAGTTGAAGGCTGCTTATGATCGTCCAGATAGAACGGTGTTGTATCTCGAAGGCGGGGATCAGCATCGTGGATGGTTCCACTCTTCGCTGCTGACTTCGGTGGCGCTGCGAGGGCGCGCTCCTTATACGAATGTGGCGACTGCTGGATGGACGCTGGATGAGTTGGGCCGGGCGATGTCGAAGTCGCTGGGCAACGGAGTCGATCCGGTGGCCGTGGCAGGGCAGATGGGCGGCGAGATCGTGCGGCTGTGGGTGGCTTCGATCGATTTTCGCGAAGACATGGCGGCGAGCGACAACCTGATGAAGCGGTGCGCGGAGATTTATCGCAAACTCCGCAATACGTTTCGCTTTTTGCTGGGGAATTTGAATGGGTTTGAGCCCCTGGAGCATGGGGTTGCGTTCGATGATCTGGAGCCCCTGGATCGATACATGCTGGCCAAGACTCGTGACCTCGCGGCGAAAGTTCTGGACTGGTACGAGCGGTTTGAATTTCACCGGATTTATCACGCGGTGAATGAGTTTGCGATTGCGGATTTGAGCGCGTTTTATCTGGATGTTTTGAAGGACCGGATGTACACGTTTGCTCCTTCTTCGCAGGCGCGTAGATCGGCGCAGACCGTGTTGTGGAAGATTACAGAGGCATTGGTGCGGTTGCTGGCTCCGATCCTGAGCTTTACGGCGGATGAGGTCTGGGGTTATCTGCCTAAGGTCGATGGCCGTGAGGCGAGTGTGCATTTGGCACTCTTCCCTGCCCTTGACTCGATTTATCCGGAAGACTCTGCTGCTTTGCTGGCGGAGTGGAAACATATTTTTGCGGTGCGCGACGCGGCCATGCTGGTGCTTGAAGAGGCACGGCAGGAGAAGCGCATTGGCAAGGGCCTGGAGGCGGATGTCGAGATTCAGGCTACGGGCGATTTGCTGGGCCTGCTGCAACGACATGCCGGGGGATTAAAAGAGATTTTGAATGTCTCGGGGGTAAGAGTGCTTGAGGGCCCGGCGCTATCGGTTGCTGCTCTGCCTGCTTCTGGCACGAAGTGCAGCCGGTGCTGGAATTTCATGCCGGTCGTGGATAACTATGGAGTGTGGGAGAGCGTCTGCACGCGCTGCTCCGAAGCTCTGACTGCGATGGGTGTTGAGCCGCCTGCGGCTGAGGTGAACGCGTGAGTCAAACGAGAGGATCGCGACTTCCCTGGCTGCTGCTGATCTCGGTGATTGTCGTTGCGTTGGATCGCTGGAGCAAGGAGTGGATTGTGCGTCATCTGGAGATTGGCCAGGCGATCACGGTGATTCCACGGGTGTTTCGAATCACGCATGTGCTCAATGACGGCGCGGCTTTTTCGTTGTTCGCAGATTCGGCTTCGCCGGAGCATGTGCGGTGGGGGTTGATCGCATTTTCGGTCGTGGCGTCGTTTGCTGTTTTGATTGCGCTGATTCGGATAGGCACGCGTTTCAGCACGACCACGTTGGCGTTGGCGCTGGTGCTGGGCGGAGCGGCGGGCAATGTTTATGACCGCATCCGTTTTGCTTCGGTCGTGGATTTTCTCGAGGTGCATATCATTCACTACCACTGGCCCGATTTCAATGTGGCTGACTCTGCAATTGTGGTGGGGGCATGTTTGCTACTGCTTGATTCAATCCTGCCGAAGAAGGCAGCGGTTACGCATCTGGGCTGAGCAGTGGCTATGATTGGTAATGCGATTGAGATGCCGATTGGCACCGCTGATTGGCATTGCTTTACAGGTTGAATGTGGGATGAAACATTCACAGAATGCTTGCTCATGGTTGCTCGGCATGTTAACTTCCGATCAACCATGAATCTTCAACGCGCTGTTTTGCTCCTATGCTGTTACCTTGTGTGTGCTTCGTACGTTCAAGCTCAGAACTCTAAACCTACCGCTGCAATCCTCGCTGGAAAATTGATTGATGTGCGCACTGGCGATGTGAAAAGCCATGCCTACATCCTGCTTACCGGTGACAGAGTACTTTCCATTTCAGATAAGGCTCCTGGCGGCGTGCCGGTAACGGATCTCTCTGCCTATACGGTATTGCCAGGACTGATCGATGCTCATGGGCATATTCTCTCTGACCCTACAAGCCAATCTGCTGCCACTGAATTGCGGGAGACTTACGCGCAGGCGACGTTGTGGGGTGTCTACAACCTGAGGCTCTGGCTGGACCATGGGTTCACCGCTGTTCGCGATGCCTGCGAAGGGCCGACTGATTATCCGCAATTTGCGCTACGGGATTCGGTGACACGAGGGATGATCCAGGGGCCACGTATCTCCGCTGCAGGAAGCTGCATTTCACTGACGGGCGGCCATGGCGATGGATTCCCATTCTCGCCTGATCTTGGGTTGCCAAGGGGCGCAAATATCGCGGATACGCCGGATGAAATTGCGCGCGTGGTTCGACGGGACATCAAGTATGGCGCGGACTGGATCAAGTTGATGGCTACCGGTGGCGTGATGGATCCTATCTCGGATTATCACGTGGAGGAGCTGAGTGAGGCGCAGATGGCGATGGCTGTCGAGGTGGCGCATCGCGCAGGCAAGAAGGTGATGGCGCACGCTGAGGGTACGACAGGCATCAAGGCTGCGGTGCGGGCCGGTGTGGACTCCATTGAGCATGGAACGATGCTGGATGAAGAAGGCGCGAAGCTGATGGAAGAGCACGGAACATGGCTGGTACCGACGCTTTATTGCTTCCAGCACGATATGGAAACGGGATTGTCAAAGGGACGCGAGCCGGAGTCATTTGCCAAGGGGCAGGAGATTCTGGCGGCGCAGGGACCGGCATTCAAACTAGCATTGGCGCACCACCTCAAGATTGCTTATGGCGTGGATGACAGCGATGTGGATGAGTCTGTTTCGCGGGAGTTTGGCGCGCTGGTGGCAGGTGGCATGACAACCCTGGGAGCACTGCAGGCAGCGACGATCAATGCGGCGACTCTGCTGGGCAAGGATAAGGAATTTGGATCCATTGAACCTGGACATTACGCAGACATCATTGCTGTTTCCGGCGATCCTCTGGCAGACATCAAGGTGATGTATGACGTGAAGTTTGTGATGAAGGGTGGAAAGATTATCAAGGACCCAGCTCATCCTGACCGAAATGTAGTTGCGCGCATCCACTAGACGCATAGCGACAGTCTGACTTCATTAGCATCTGTCGTGGATGTGTCCATACCTCGTAAGTAAAACCCGATAGTGATGCTTTTGTGGACTGCGTAATGGATCGTGATTGTGATATTCCTGATCTTCAGAATCCTATGATTTTGACGATGGTGGAGTATGTCCGACGCAAATGGTGAAGTGACGCGATTGCTGGAACGCTGGCGGAAAGGTGATCCTGAAGTTTTGGAAAACCTTATCCCGCTGGTGTATGAGCAATTGCATCGGATCGCCAAAGGCTACATGCGTCAGGAGCGCGACGATCACACGCTACAGCCAACAGCGCTGGTGAATGAGGTGTATCTGCGGCTGCTGAATCAGCACAAGATCACCTGGTATGACCGCGTACATTTTTATACTTTCGCAGCGCGGATGATGCGCAACATATTGAAAGACCATGCGCGAGCCCATCTGGCGGAACGGCGCGGCGGACCGGGAGCTATTCGACTGCCACTCTCGGATGAGTTGGCGTGGGTAGGCACGTCGTCTGCGGACATTCTGGATTTGAATCGCGCGCTTGATCGCCTGGAACAGCTTGATCAGCGAAAGGCTCACCTGGTTGAGCTACGTTTCTTTCTCGCACTGACGATGGAGGAGACTGCCGAGGTGCTCTCGATTTCATTGGCTACTGCGGAACGCGATCTGAAATTTTCAAGAAGCTGGCTTTATCACGAATTGAAGTCTACGCCGAAAGGGACCGCGTAGTGATGCAGACATTCAAGACGCGAAGATGAATGCAAGACAAAGGGCCGACTTCTTTATGTAGAAGCCGGCCCTTTGCATTTGATCAAAATTATTCGGTATAGGTCATTATTCTGTGTAAGTCCAAGTCAGGATGTCCTGCGTGGATGTGTAGGCTCCGGTGCTGCCAGTGAATCCAACAAACGCCGTGGTGGCGCCGACAACGGAAGGAATGTTCACCGTGTATGCGTGAGTGAATACTTCTTTTGTCGTGAGGTCGGTCATGGTCTGTG
Above is a window of Acidicapsa ligni DNA encoding:
- a CDS encoding 6-carboxytetrahydropterin synthase — translated: MKAYFSRRYRISASHRLHSEALSPEENRAVFGKCNNPHGHGHNYKIEATVGGEVDANTGMVINMVTLDSVMKEQVLDRFDHKNLNDDPLFAEQVSTTENFCIAVYELLQKQLLPAILKNVRIEETENNFFEYSGK
- the ileS gene encoding isoleucine--tRNA ligase; its protein translation is MSAVPELKSTLTLPKTDFPMKANLPQNEPLRLARWAEMDIYGQLRKAAAGRPSYLLHDGPPYANGPLHLGHALNKGLKDFVVKSKTMAGFDSPYVPGYDCHGLPIEIKVDEQLGRKKLEMPAPAVLEACRAYAQKYVDLQTSQFERLGVFGRWNDPYKTMSRSYEARTLEAFYGFLEKDFVYRGLKPVYWCIHDRTALADAEIEYEQHTSPSVYVRYRLTSDVAAFGHEAEAALKGREVYTIIWTTTPWTLPASLAVAFHPNFEYVALAAGQDADAPVYIVAAELAASVATACKLAEPTVLARFPGARLDRATFQHPFLERTILGVNADYVTADQGTGAVHTAPSHGVDDFYTGVRYGLDATTRVDAAGVIHLDTSVWSGAELPAFDGKKVFAANPLIIELLKERGALMGREDIHHSYPHCWRCHNPVIFRATEQWFIGLETPVLREDGSDTTFRQLTIEKIGEVKWDPAWGQERITNMIATRPDWCISRQRIWGVPIAVFLCTKCHEPIRDAALNKRIVTLFEDHGAEAWHTTSVEDLLGAGRACAKCGCTEFQKEMDILDVWFDSGTSWFAVAESDRELKAAYDRPDRTVLYLEGGDQHRGWFHSSLLTSVALRGRAPYTNVATAGWTLDELGRAMSKSLGNGVDPVAVAGQMGGEIVRLWVASIDFREDMAASDNLMKRCAEIYRKLRNTFRFLLGNLNGFEPLEHGVAFDDLEPLDRYMLAKTRDLAAKVLDWYERFEFHRIYHAVNEFAIADLSAFYLDVLKDRMYTFAPSSQARRSAQTVLWKITEALVRLLAPILSFTADEVWGYLPKVDGREASVHLALFPALDSIYPEDSAALLAEWKHIFAVRDAAMLVLEEARQEKRIGKGLEADVEIQATGDLLGLLQRHAGGLKEILNVSGVRVLEGPALSVAALPASGTKCSRCWNFMPVVDNYGVWESVCTRCSEALTAMGVEPPAAEVNA
- a CDS encoding energy transducer TonB, with protein sequence MANDLLNPPEAETGANPGANAAFRSGSQTSAASSETGHELDSFLGKAFEEKSIWADLFENVHDVFFPTKLPPLELTSKPIPVADPMAVKRSPLSIAISAGINIGVLLLVLFAFRHQIAKVIPPSLKMSNVDIAPWKPLTPKAGNIGGGGGGGSHDILSASKGHLPKIEPKPLLQPQVLQVEKPKIALDAAIDVQKNIKLPDNPNLPNIGVLNSSNNVVLSNGQGSGGGIGNGKNGGLGNGNGNGYGPGTGGNVGGGIRQVGNGVTAPKVIYSVEAEFSDEARRAKYEGEVTISLIVDAQGNPQNVRVAHALGMGLDEKAIEAVKQYRFKPSIDQKTGKPVPVQINFLVNFRLY
- a CDS encoding metal-dependent hydrolase family protein yields the protein MRTGDVKSHAYILLTGDRVLSISDKAPGGVPVTDLSAYTVLPGLIDAHGHILSDPTSQSAATELRETYAQATLWGVYNLRLWLDHGFTAVRDACEGPTDYPQFALRDSVTRGMIQGPRISAAGSCISLTGGHGDGFPFSPDLGLPRGANIADTPDEIARVVRRDIKYGADWIKLMATGGVMDPISDYHVEELSEAQMAMAVEVAHRAGKKVMAHAEGTTGIKAAVRAGVDSIEHGTMLDEEGAKLMEEHGTWLVPTLYCFQHDMETGLSKGREPESFAKGQEILAAQGPAFKLALAHHLKIAYGVDDSDVDESVSREFGALVAGGMTTLGALQAATINAATLLGKDKEFGSIEPGHYADIIAVSGDPLADIKVMYDVKFVMKGGKIIKDPAHPDRNVVARIH
- a CDS encoding sigma-70 family RNA polymerase sigma factor translates to MSDANGEVTRLLERWRKGDPEVLENLIPLVYEQLHRIAKGYMRQERDDHTLQPTALVNEVYLRLLNQHKITWYDRVHFYTFAARMMRNILKDHARAHLAERRGGPGAIRLPLSDELAWVGTSSADILDLNRALDRLEQLDQRKAHLVELRFFLALTMEETAEVLSISLATAERDLKFSRSWLYHELKSTPKGTA
- the lspA gene encoding signal peptidase II; the protein is MSQTRGSRLPWLLLISVIVVALDRWSKEWIVRHLEIGQAITVIPRVFRITHVLNDGAAFSLFADSASPEHVRWGLIAFSVVASFAVLIALIRIGTRFSTTTLALALVLGGAAGNVYDRIRFASVVDFLEVHIIHYHWPDFNVADSAIVVGACLLLLDSILPKKAAVTHLG
- the folE gene encoding GTP cyclohydrolase I FolE, which translates into the protein MAHPMVVTKSSKSAKASQEVSTVAEAGLGDFSTQELYRELLSRFHEDPNRDGLLATPGRVEKSMAFLTKGYEQNPTQILRGALFDVDYDEMVMVKDIEMYSLCEHHMLPFWGRVHVGYIPNGKVIGLSKIPRLIDVFARRLQVQERLTRQIADSIQEAIEPRGVGVVIEARHMCMMMRGVEKQQSTTVTSAMVGCFHEPQTRGEFLSLVRHPGGSGI
- the truB gene encoding tRNA pseudouridine(55) synthase TruB, giving the protein MNGLLVVDKSGGMTSHDVVSRVRRLTGEKSVGHLGTLDPMATGVLPLLLGKYTRLAQFFSTAEKTYTGTIRFGFATDTYDAEGIPAGEDSLPSLELEQVRSAASRFHGEIEQMPPAFSAKKVGGVPAYKLAREGKPVELKAVKICIHQFSIDTLEGNSASFQMTVSAGGYVRSVAHELGQVLGCGAHLTSLRRTRAGVFGLDQAWTLDALGGLGTGVETALLHPRNLLAEMPCVSVDGIALGRLRNGAQVNLAEFSDAGMVKVFEGQRELVAIGKRVAGTLFQPIVVMG